A genomic region of Hirundo rustica isolate bHirRus1 chromosome 12, bHirRus1.pri.v3, whole genome shotgun sequence contains the following coding sequences:
- the TMF1 gene encoding TATA element modulatory factor, which translates to MSWFNASQLSSFAKQALSQAQKSIDRVLDIQAEETPWPDAVIPDYGDGTNSLTSGGWDTSSWGLSSNTEPQNQPVSPTAITKPVRRTVVDESENFFSAFLSPTDVQSIQKNPVVSKPPAKSQRPKEEVKSTLKESQHSNQLEGAVTTEAEVKDSSIAALDLKSLDIPKEKSEENAVLKSDAQPEASSNEVPDKKVSALNFEEPEDSPTEKSSVGGDGAAGAPEGTSQPLGAGTKDLALEGKERKTEDRQSNTPSPPISTFSSGTSTTSDIEVLDHESVISESSVSSRQEAADSKSSLHLMQTSFQLLSTSACADYNRLDDFQKMTESCSSSDAFERIDSFSVQSLDSRSVSEINSDDELSGRASASASVAVSPSVPKTETVDTLKNKSENLTDAPVLHAEEAEMEESGRSATPVNSEQPDVVLVAAVQTVEEQVVKEEAEPQQDAGEQLVEEDTEKQELKKMIASLTEKLEKREIQLLSTSKERARLEEAYDNLKDEMFRMKEESSSLSSLKEEFAQRIADAEKKLQLACKERDAAKKEVKTVKEELATRLNTNETAELLKEKEEQIKGLMEEGEKLSKQQLHNSNIIKKLRAKEKERENVNTKQSKKIKELEEELQHLKQVLDGKEDLEKQHRDSIKQLNSVVERQEKDLAKLQAEVEELEERNRSVQAALDSAYKELADLHKANATKDSEAQEAALSREMKAKEELGLALEKAQEEARQQQEALAIQVADLRLALQRAEQQAARKEDYLRQEIGELQQRLQEAESRNQELSQSVTSATRPLLRQIENLQATLGAQTSAWEKLEKNLSDRLGESQTLLAAAAERERAATEELLANKIQMSSSESQNSLLRQENTRLQAQLEVERNKLKKMENENSRYEVELEGLKDEYAKTLEDAKKEKALLATQLEMEKMKVEQERKKAILVQEAAKEKDRKSFTVETVSSTPSMSRSSSISGVDMAGLQTSFLSQDDPHDHSFGPIATSGSNLYDAIRMGSGSSIIENLQSQLKLREGEISHLQLEIGNLEKTRSIMAEELVKLTNQNDELEEKVKEIPKLRTQLKDLDQRYNTILQMYGEKAEEAEELRLDLEDVKNMYKTQIDELLKQRQN; encoded by the exons ATGAGCTGGTTCAACGCCTCGCAGCTGTCCAGCTTCGCCAAGCAGGCGCTGTCGCAGGCGCAGAAGTCCATCGACAGGGTGCTGGACATCCAGGCCGAGGAGACCCCCTGGCCCGACGCCGTCATCCCCGACTACGGTGACG gAACAAATTCTCTCACAAGTGGAGGATGGGACACATCTTCCTGGGGCTTGAGCTCAAACACAGAACCCCAGAATCAGCCAGTGTCACCCACAGCCATCACGAAGCCGGTGAGGAGGACGGTAGTGGATGAATCTGAGAACTTCTTCAGTGCCTTTCTCTCCCCAACAGACGTTCAGAGTATACAGAAAAACCCAGTGGTGTCCAAACCTCCAGCCAAATCACAGCGACCCAAAGAGGAGGTGAAAAGCACTTTAAAGGAGTCTCAGCACTCCAATCAGCTGGAAGGGGCAGTGACAACAGAGGCAGAAGTGAAGGATTCCTCCATAGCTGCCCTGGACTTGAAAAGCCTTGATATTCCCAAGGAGAAATCAGAAGAGAATGCTGTGCTTAAATCTGATGCCCAGCCTGAAGCAAGCTCAAACGAAGTTCCTGACAAAAAGGTGTCTGCTCTAAATTTTGAAGAACCTGAAGATTCTCCTACTGAAAAATCCAGTGtaggaggggatggagcagcaggtGCCCCTGAGGGCACTTCTCAGCCCCTTGGAGCAGGGACGAAGGACCTGGCtttggaagggaaggagagaaagactGAGGACAGGCAAAGCAATACCCCATCACCTCCCATCAGCACCTTCTCCTCAGGCACTTCCACCACAAGTGATATTGAAGTTCTGGACCACGAAAGTGTCATAAGTGAGAGCTCAGTAAGCTCCAGACAAGAAGCTGCAGATTCAAAATCCAGCCTTCACCTCATGCAGACGTCGTTCCAGCTCCTATCCACGTCTGCCTGTGCGGATTATAATCGCTTAGATGACTTCCAGAAAATGACcgagagctgcagctcctcggATGCCTTTGAAAGAATCGATTCATTCAGTGTGCAGTCCTTGGATAGCAGGAGTGTCAGTGAAATAAATTCAGATGATGAGTTATCAGGCAGGGCTTCTGCCTCAGCGTCTGTCGCTGTCAGTCCTTCCGTGCCAAAGACGGAAACGGTTGACACCCTgaaaaacaaatctgaaaacTTGACTGATGCTCCTGTGTTACATGCTGAGGAAGCTGAGATGGAAGAGAGTGGGAGAAGTGCGACCCCTGTTAATTCTGAGCAGCCAGATGTTGTTTTGGTTGCTGCTGTGCAAACTGTTGAAGAACAGGTTGTGAAGGAGGAGGCCGAGCCCCAGCAGGATGCTGGGGAACAGTTGGTAGAGGAGgacactgaaaaacaagagcTTAAAAAG ATGATTGCTTCATTAACTgagaagctggagaagagagaaataCAGTTATTAAGTACTAGTAAAGAAAGGGCTCGCTTGGAAGAAGCTTATGATAACCTCAAAGA TGAAATGTTCAGAATGAAAGAAGAGAGCAGCAGCCTTTCATCTCTTAAAGAGGAGTTTGCTCAGCGAATTGCAGATGCTGAGAAGAAGCTCCAACTAGCCTGCAAAGAAAGAGATGCAGCTAAAAAG GAAGTAAAGACTGTTAAAGAGGAATTGGCTACTAGACTTAATACCAATGAAACTGCTGaattattgaaagaaaaagaagagcaaatcAAAGGATTAATGGAGGAAG GAGAAAAGCTTTCCAAACAGCAGCTGCACAATTCCAACATTATTAAGAAATTAAGAgccaaagagaaagagagagaaaatgttaacacaaaacagagcaaaaagaTTAAGGAATTGGAAGAGGAGTTGCAGCATTTAAAACAG GTGCTTGATGGCAAGGAAGACCTTGAGAAGCAGCATCGAGACAGCATTAAACAGCTGAACAGTGTTGTGGAGAGACAAGAAAAGGACCTTGCTAAACTTCAGGCAGAAGTGGAGGAACTTGAAGAAAGGAACAGGAGTGTGCAGGCAGCACTCGACAGTGCGTACAA ggaACTTGCAGATCTTCATAAAGCTAATGCTACAAAGGACAGTGAGGCTCAGGAAGCAGCCCTGAGTCGGGAAATGAAGGCAAAGGAAGAGCTTGGGTTAGCACTGGAAAAGGCCCAGGAGGAGGCTCGGCAGCAACAGGAGGCTTTGGCAATTCAG GTGGCAGACCTGAGGCTGGCACTGCAAcgtgcagagcagcaggcagcaagAAAAGAAGATTATTTACGGCAGGAAATTGGTGAACTACAACAG AGACTCCAagaagcagagagcaggaacCAAGAGCTGAGCCAAAGCGTCACCTCTGCTACCCGGCCCCTTCTGCGGCAGATAGAGAACCTGCAGGCCACGCTGGGAGCACAGACCTCTGCATGGGAGAAACTGGAAAAGAACCTTTCTGACAGGCTGG GTGAGTCTCAAACTCTTctagcagcagctgctgagagagaACGGGCTGCTACAGAAGAACTTCTTGCTAATAAAATTCAGATGTCTTCTTCTGAATCTCAAAATAGTCTTTTAAGGCAAGAAAATACCCGTCTTCAAGCTCAGCTGGAAGTGGAGAGaaacaaactgaagaaaatggaaaatgaaaacagcag GTATGAGGTTGAACTAGAAGGGCTCAAAGATGAGTATGCAAAAACCTTGGAagatgcaaagaaagaaaag gcactgctggctACTCAGTTAGAAATGGAGAAGATGAAGGTTgaacaggagagaaagaaggCTATTCTCGTGCAAGAAGCAGCAAAGGAGAAG GACCGAAAGTCATTTACAGTTGAGACTGTATCAAGTACGCCCTCAATGTCCCGCTCCAGTTCCATAAGTGGGGTGGACATGGCAGGACTTCAGACCTCTTTCCTCTCACAG GATGATCCTCATGATCACTCATTTGGACCAATAGCTACCAGTGGGAGCAATCTCTATGATGCAATAAGGATGGGATCAGGTTCAAGTATAATTGAAAACCTTCAGTCACAGCTAAAATTAAGAGAAGGAGAGATTTCACATCTACAG CTGGAAATTGGAAACCTGGAGAAAACTCGATCAATAATGGCAGAAGAGCTGGTTAAATTAACAAATCAAAATGATGAACTTGaagaaaaagtgaaggaaaTACCCAAATTACGCACTCAGTTAAAG GATTTGGATCAGAGGTACAACACCATTCTCCAGATGTAtggggagaaggcagaggaggctgaggagctcCGACTGGATCTGGAAGATGTGAAAAACATGTACAAGACTCAGATAGATGAACTTTtaaaacagagacaaaattaA
- the UBA3 gene encoding NEDD8-activating enzyme E1 catalytic subunit isoform X3, with amino-acid sequence MAVDGGCGDSGDWEGRWNHVKKFLERSGPFTHPDFEPGTQALDFLLSTCKVLVIGAGGLGCELLKNLALSGFRQIHVIDMDTIDVSNLNRQFLFRPKDVGRPKAEVAAEFLNSRIPNCAVVPYFKKIQDMDESFYRQFHIIVCGLDSIIARRWINGMLMSFLHYEDGVLDPSSIIPLIDGGTEGFKGNVRVIIPGMTACVECTLALYPPQVNFPMCTIASMPRLPEHCIEYVRILQWPKEQPFGEGIALDGDDPEHIQWIYQKSLERASQFNIKGVTYRLTQGVVKRIIPAVASTNAVIAAVCATEVFKIATSAYVPLNNYLVFNDVDGLYTYSFEAERKENCPACSQLPQNIEISPSAKLQEILDYLTNNASLQMKSPAITATMYGGNKTLYLQTVASIEERTRPNLSKTLKELGLVDGQELAVADVTTPQTMLFKLHFTT; translated from the exons ATGGCTGTTGATGGTGGGTGTGGGGACTCTGGAGACTGGGAAGGTCGCTGGAACCATGTAAAGAAGTTCCTGGAGCGATCTGGACCATTCACACATCCCGATTTCGAGCCAGGCACTCAA GCCCTTGATTTTTTGTTAAGCACATGTAAAGTACTAGTTATTGGAGCAGGAGGATTAGGATGTGAACTCCTGAAAAACCTG GCACTGTCTGGCTTCAGACAGATCCATGTAATTGACATGGATACTATAGATGTTTCTAACCTTAATCGACAGTTTTTGTTTCG ACCAAAGGATGTGGGGCGACCAAAAGCAGAAGTTGCAGCAGAATTCCTGAACAGTCGCATTCCCAACTGTGCTGTTGTACC atattttaaaaagattcaAGACATGGATGAAAGCTTCTATCGAC agTTTCATATTATTGTTTGTGGGCTGGACTCTATAATTGCAAGAAGATGGATAAATGGCATGCTG ATGTCATTTTTACATTATGAAGATGGTGTCCTGGATCCAAGTTCCATCATACCTCTGATAGATGGAGGGACAGAAGGTTTCAAAGGAAACGTTCGTGTGATTATTCCTGGTATGACAGCGTGTGTTGAATGCACCCTTGCGCTTTACCCTCCACAG GTCAATTTTCCCATGTGCACCATTGCCTCCATGCCCAGACTACCAGAGCATTGCATTGAGTATGTCAGGATATTGCAGTGGCCAAAGGAACAGCCTTTTGGAG AAGGTATTGCATTGGATGGAGATGACCCTGAGCATATACAGTGGATTTACCAGAAGTCTTTAGAAAGAGCATCACAATTTAATATTAAAGGTGTTACCTACAGACTCACCCAAG gGGTGGTTAAACGAATTATTCCAGCAGTAGCTTCTACAAATGCAGTAATTGCAG ctgtttgcGCCACggaagtttttaaaatagccacaag TGCATATGTTCCTCTCAACAACTACTTGGTGTTCAATGATGTGGATGGATTATATACATACAGTTTTGAAGCGGAAAGAAAG GAGAACTGtccagcctgcagccagcttCCCCAAAACATAGAGATTTCCCCATCAGCTAAATTGCAGGAGATCCTGGATTACTTGACAAATAATGCTTCATT GCAGATGAAATCTCCTGCAATCACAGCAACTATGTATGGGGGAAATAAAACGCTTTATTTACAG acaGTAGCTTCAATTGAAGAACGAACAAGGCCAAATCTTTCCAAGACACTAAAAG aatTGGGGCTTGTGGATGGCCAGGAACTTGCAGTTGCTGATGTTACTACACCACAGACTATGTTGTTCAAGCTTCACTTTACCACTTAA
- the UBA3 gene encoding NEDD8-activating enzyme E1 catalytic subunit isoform X1 has protein sequence MADGEEPEKKRRRLEELLADGMAVDGGCGDSGDWEGRWNHVKKFLERSGPFTHPDFEPGTQALDFLLSTCKVLVIGAGGLGCELLKNLALSGFRQIHVIDMDTIDVSNLNRQFLFRPKDVGRPKAEVAAEFLNSRIPNCAVVPYFKKIQDMDESFYRQFHIIVCGLDSIIARRWINGMLMSFLHYEDGVLDPSSIIPLIDGGTEGFKGNVRVIIPGMTACVECTLALYPPQVNFPMCTIASMPRLPEHCIEYVRILQWPKEQPFGEGIALDGDDPEHIQWIYQKSLERASQFNIKGVTYRLTQGVVKRIIPAVASTNAVIAAVCATEVFKIATSAYVPLNNYLVFNDVDGLYTYSFEAERKENCPACSQLPQNIEISPSAKLQEILDYLTNNASLQMKSPAITATMYGGNKTLYLQTVASIEERTRPNLSKTLKELGLVDGQELAVADVTTPQTMLFKLHFTT, from the exons ATGGCGGATGGTGAGGAACC ggagaagaaaagaaggaggcTAGAGGAGCTGCTGGCGGATGG AATGGCTGTTGATGGTGGGTGTGGGGACTCTGGAGACTGGGAAGGTCGCTGGAACCATGTAAAGAAGTTCCTGGAGCGATCTGGACCATTCACACATCCCGATTTCGAGCCAGGCACTCAA GCCCTTGATTTTTTGTTAAGCACATGTAAAGTACTAGTTATTGGAGCAGGAGGATTAGGATGTGAACTCCTGAAAAACCTG GCACTGTCTGGCTTCAGACAGATCCATGTAATTGACATGGATACTATAGATGTTTCTAACCTTAATCGACAGTTTTTGTTTCG ACCAAAGGATGTGGGGCGACCAAAAGCAGAAGTTGCAGCAGAATTCCTGAACAGTCGCATTCCCAACTGTGCTGTTGTACC atattttaaaaagattcaAGACATGGATGAAAGCTTCTATCGAC agTTTCATATTATTGTTTGTGGGCTGGACTCTATAATTGCAAGAAGATGGATAAATGGCATGCTG ATGTCATTTTTACATTATGAAGATGGTGTCCTGGATCCAAGTTCCATCATACCTCTGATAGATGGAGGGACAGAAGGTTTCAAAGGAAACGTTCGTGTGATTATTCCTGGTATGACAGCGTGTGTTGAATGCACCCTTGCGCTTTACCCTCCACAG GTCAATTTTCCCATGTGCACCATTGCCTCCATGCCCAGACTACCAGAGCATTGCATTGAGTATGTCAGGATATTGCAGTGGCCAAAGGAACAGCCTTTTGGAG AAGGTATTGCATTGGATGGAGATGACCCTGAGCATATACAGTGGATTTACCAGAAGTCTTTAGAAAGAGCATCACAATTTAATATTAAAGGTGTTACCTACAGACTCACCCAAG gGGTGGTTAAACGAATTATTCCAGCAGTAGCTTCTACAAATGCAGTAATTGCAG ctgtttgcGCCACggaagtttttaaaatagccacaag TGCATATGTTCCTCTCAACAACTACTTGGTGTTCAATGATGTGGATGGATTATATACATACAGTTTTGAAGCGGAAAGAAAG GAGAACTGtccagcctgcagccagcttCCCCAAAACATAGAGATTTCCCCATCAGCTAAATTGCAGGAGATCCTGGATTACTTGACAAATAATGCTTCATT GCAGATGAAATCTCCTGCAATCACAGCAACTATGTATGGGGGAAATAAAACGCTTTATTTACAG acaGTAGCTTCAATTGAAGAACGAACAAGGCCAAATCTTTCCAAGACACTAAAAG aatTGGGGCTTGTGGATGGCCAGGAACTTGCAGTTGCTGATGTTACTACACCACAGACTATGTTGTTCAAGCTTCACTTTACCACTTAA
- the UBA3 gene encoding NEDD8-activating enzyme E1 catalytic subunit isoform X2, translated as MADGEEPMAVDGGCGDSGDWEGRWNHVKKFLERSGPFTHPDFEPGTQALDFLLSTCKVLVIGAGGLGCELLKNLALSGFRQIHVIDMDTIDVSNLNRQFLFRPKDVGRPKAEVAAEFLNSRIPNCAVVPYFKKIQDMDESFYRQFHIIVCGLDSIIARRWINGMLMSFLHYEDGVLDPSSIIPLIDGGTEGFKGNVRVIIPGMTACVECTLALYPPQVNFPMCTIASMPRLPEHCIEYVRILQWPKEQPFGEGIALDGDDPEHIQWIYQKSLERASQFNIKGVTYRLTQGVVKRIIPAVASTNAVIAAVCATEVFKIATSAYVPLNNYLVFNDVDGLYTYSFEAERKENCPACSQLPQNIEISPSAKLQEILDYLTNNASLQMKSPAITATMYGGNKTLYLQTVASIEERTRPNLSKTLKELGLVDGQELAVADVTTPQTMLFKLHFTT; from the exons ATGGCGGATGGTGAGGAACC AATGGCTGTTGATGGTGGGTGTGGGGACTCTGGAGACTGGGAAGGTCGCTGGAACCATGTAAAGAAGTTCCTGGAGCGATCTGGACCATTCACACATCCCGATTTCGAGCCAGGCACTCAA GCCCTTGATTTTTTGTTAAGCACATGTAAAGTACTAGTTATTGGAGCAGGAGGATTAGGATGTGAACTCCTGAAAAACCTG GCACTGTCTGGCTTCAGACAGATCCATGTAATTGACATGGATACTATAGATGTTTCTAACCTTAATCGACAGTTTTTGTTTCG ACCAAAGGATGTGGGGCGACCAAAAGCAGAAGTTGCAGCAGAATTCCTGAACAGTCGCATTCCCAACTGTGCTGTTGTACC atattttaaaaagattcaAGACATGGATGAAAGCTTCTATCGAC agTTTCATATTATTGTTTGTGGGCTGGACTCTATAATTGCAAGAAGATGGATAAATGGCATGCTG ATGTCATTTTTACATTATGAAGATGGTGTCCTGGATCCAAGTTCCATCATACCTCTGATAGATGGAGGGACAGAAGGTTTCAAAGGAAACGTTCGTGTGATTATTCCTGGTATGACAGCGTGTGTTGAATGCACCCTTGCGCTTTACCCTCCACAG GTCAATTTTCCCATGTGCACCATTGCCTCCATGCCCAGACTACCAGAGCATTGCATTGAGTATGTCAGGATATTGCAGTGGCCAAAGGAACAGCCTTTTGGAG AAGGTATTGCATTGGATGGAGATGACCCTGAGCATATACAGTGGATTTACCAGAAGTCTTTAGAAAGAGCATCACAATTTAATATTAAAGGTGTTACCTACAGACTCACCCAAG gGGTGGTTAAACGAATTATTCCAGCAGTAGCTTCTACAAATGCAGTAATTGCAG ctgtttgcGCCACggaagtttttaaaatagccacaag TGCATATGTTCCTCTCAACAACTACTTGGTGTTCAATGATGTGGATGGATTATATACATACAGTTTTGAAGCGGAAAGAAAG GAGAACTGtccagcctgcagccagcttCCCCAAAACATAGAGATTTCCCCATCAGCTAAATTGCAGGAGATCCTGGATTACTTGACAAATAATGCTTCATT GCAGATGAAATCTCCTGCAATCACAGCAACTATGTATGGGGGAAATAAAACGCTTTATTTACAG acaGTAGCTTCAATTGAAGAACGAACAAGGCCAAATCTTTCCAAGACACTAAAAG aatTGGGGCTTGTGGATGGCCAGGAACTTGCAGTTGCTGATGTTACTACACCACAGACTATGTTGTTCAAGCTTCACTTTACCACTTAA